In Oenanthe melanoleuca isolate GR-GAL-2019-014 chromosome 19, OMel1.0, whole genome shotgun sequence, a genomic segment contains:
- the LOC130260722 gene encoding uncharacterized protein LOC130260722 codes for MSEPALCGQSRQGLTSWPVCFRRDLGTCLESHLRQDLTPLVPHHVLGSCTDHSEEFGDFGTGRHAGTLKPLFSSLPAPRPHELCGAGRLLSRACFPWIPRRRQHQITSGSRRGDTLCPGGEVSHTGFAQMCRCCVTPSHPIPSHPIPSHPIPSHPIPSHPIPSHPIPSHPIPSHPIPSHPIPSRPAHPGAASAGRPRPSRESPAHQSAHSPGSRSERTVPVQMFSGSFSQLQRAAEFTRKRRERKGKSPGQWRAGGKNPRIP; via the exons ATGAGTGAGCCGGCCCTGTGTGGGCAGAGCCGCCAGGGTCTCACATCTTGGCCTGTTTGCTTCAGACGGGATCTGGGAACTTGTCTGGAATCACATCTAAGGCAGGATCTGACGCCGCTGGTCCCACATCAC GTGCTGGGCTCTTGCACTGACCATTctgaggaatttggggattttggcaCGGGCAGACATGCTGGGACCCTCAAGCccctcttttccagcctcccagCTCCTCGCCCACACGAGCTCTGCGGCGCTGGCAGATTGCTCTCCAGGGCGTGTTTTCCATGGATACCTCGACGGAGGCAGCACCAAATAACAA GTGGAAGCAGGAGAGGTGACACTCTGTGCCCTGGTGGGGAGGTTTCACACACGGGGTTCGCACAGATGTGCAGGTGCTGTGtcaccccatcccatcccatcccatcccatcccatcccatcccatcccatcccatcccatcccatcccatcccatcccatcccatcccatcccatcccatcccatcccatcccatcccatcccatcccatcccatcccatcccatcccgtcccgcACACCCCGGGGCAGCATCtgcggggcggccccggccaAGCCGTGAATCACCCGCACATCAAAGCGCTCACAGCCCCGGCAGCCGCTCCGAGAGGACAGTGCCTGTGCAGATGTTCAGCGGCAGCTTTTCTCAATTACAGAGAGCTGCAGAATTTACCAGAAAAcgcagggaaaggaagggaaagagtCCTGGCCAGTGGAGGGCTGGAGGAAAGAACCCACGCATCCCTTGA